Proteins encoded together in one Camelina sativa cultivar DH55 chromosome 9, Cs, whole genome shotgun sequence window:
- the LOC104711348 gene encoding cyclin-B2-2-like isoform X2, translating into MENDESPSPNRNLYNCLCHVYWFARCFSTEHYPNREKKKRMANPVNNRNLVAKPIIEIHLEDDYDTRSRKVGIEMKRQNRRGALSVINQNLT; encoded by the exons ATGGAAAACGATGAGTCTCCTTCACCAAATCGAAACTTATACAATTGTCTTTGTCATG TTTACTGGTTTGCCAGGTGTTTCTCCACGGAACACTATCcaaatcgagaaaaaaaaaaaagaatggctAATCCAGTGAATAATCGTAATCTCGTTGCCAAACCCATTATAGAGATTCATCTTGAAG ATGATTATGATACGAGAAGCAGAAAAGTCGGAATAGAGATGAAGAGACAGAACAGGAGAGGAGCATTGAGTGTGATTAACCAGAATCTC acctga
- the LOC104711348 gene encoding cyclin-B2-2-like isoform X1: protein MENDESPSPNRNLYNCLCHVYWFARCFSTEHYPNREKKKRMANPVNNRNLVAKPIIEIHLEDDYDTRSRKVGIEMKRQNRRGALSVINQNLTSRRDKEA, encoded by the exons ATGGAAAACGATGAGTCTCCTTCACCAAATCGAAACTTATACAATTGTCTTTGTCATG TTTACTGGTTTGCCAGGTGTTTCTCCACGGAACACTATCcaaatcgagaaaaaaaaaaaagaatggctAATCCAGTGAATAATCGTAATCTCGTTGCCAAACCCATTATAGAGATTCATCTTGAAG ATGATTATGATACGAGAAGCAGAAAAGTCGGAATAGAGATGAAGAGACAGAACAGGAGAGGAGCATTGAGTGTGATTAACCAGAATCTC ACCTcaagaagagacaaagaag CTTGA